In one window of Hymenobacter nivis DNA:
- a CDS encoding aldo/keto reductase, with translation MATPRELGHSGLYIAPLVLGGNVFGWTADENASFAVLDAFVAGGGNAIDTADVYSAWAPGHEGGGQSETVIGKWLAQRGRRDDVLIFTKVGMELGPGKKGLSKAYIKRAVEDSLRRLQTDYIDLYQSHKDDESLPVTEPLEAYAELLKEGKIRAIGASNFKPTRLQAALDAAKNGLPRYESLQPEYNLYDREAFEKDDLPIVQASGIGVIPYFGLAAGFLTGKYRAEADLQKSPRGAGIGKKYLNGKGLALLSALDAVADRHSATPAQVALAWLMQAPGITAPIASGTSPGQVTELTEAMSLQLKTADVTELQAARPVATA, from the coding sequence ATGGCAACCCCTCGTGAACTGGGCCACTCCGGCCTGTACATTGCCCCGCTCGTGCTGGGCGGCAACGTGTTCGGCTGGACGGCCGATGAAAACGCTTCCTTCGCCGTACTCGACGCCTTCGTGGCGGGCGGCGGCAATGCCATCGACACGGCCGACGTGTACTCGGCCTGGGCCCCCGGCCACGAAGGCGGCGGGCAGTCGGAAACCGTGATTGGCAAGTGGCTGGCCCAGCGCGGCCGCCGCGACGATGTGCTGATTTTCACCAAAGTGGGCATGGAACTGGGCCCCGGCAAAAAGGGCCTGTCGAAAGCCTACATCAAGCGCGCCGTCGAAGATTCGCTGCGCCGCCTCCAGACCGACTACATCGACCTTTACCAAAGCCACAAAGACGACGAGAGCCTTCCCGTAACCGAGCCCCTCGAAGCCTACGCTGAGCTGCTGAAGGAAGGAAAAATCCGCGCCATCGGAGCCTCTAACTTCAAGCCCACGCGCCTGCAAGCGGCCCTGGATGCGGCCAAAAACGGCCTGCCCCGCTACGAGAGCCTCCAGCCCGAATACAACCTGTACGACCGCGAGGCTTTTGAGAAAGACGACCTGCCCATCGTGCAGGCCAGCGGCATCGGCGTCATCCCGTACTTCGGCCTGGCCGCCGGCTTCCTCACCGGCAAGTACCGCGCTGAGGCCGACCTCCAGAAGAGCCCGCGTGGCGCCGGCATCGGCAAGAAGTACCTGAACGGCAAAGGCCTGGCCCTCCTGAGCGCGCTGGATGCCGTGGCCGACCGCCACTCGGCCACCCCGGCCCAGGTGGCCCTGGCCTGGCTGATGCAGGCCCCCGGCATTACGGCCCCCATCGCCAGCGGCACCAGCCCCGGGCAGGTGACGGAGCTGACCGAAGCCATGAGTTTGCAGCTAAAGACCGCCGACGTGACCGAGTTACAAGCCGCCCGGCCGGTAGCCACCGCGTAG